One genomic region from Zalophus californianus isolate mZalCal1 chromosome 14, mZalCal1.pri.v2, whole genome shotgun sequence encodes:
- the SUSD2 gene encoding sushi domain-containing protein 2 isoform X2 — translation MTLPLLLWAVLLLLDTVPGPGPRPAAGAGGSCSHRCGDQDGLCSCHPTCSGLSSCCLDFWDFCLEVSPYSGSMMGGKDFVVQHLSWFNPTDGVICRFKESIQTLGHVDSSGRVHCVSPLLYETGRIPFTLSMDNGRSFPRSGTWLAVHPSKVSETEKSELVNETHWQYYGTTGVTGNLTVTWEPSALSTQSVTIELWGYEETGKPYSDKWAAKWSYLYPLATSIPNSGFFTFTPKPAPPTYRKWEVGALRIINSKYYAGEKDVQALWSSEHALAWHLGEDFRADPEAWARAQCLAWEELEDQLPNFLQELPDCPCTLAQARADSGRFHTDYGCDIERGSVCTYHPGAVHCVRSVQASPQYASGQQCCYTEAGTLLLTADSTGGSTPDRGHDWGAPPFRTPPRVPGLSHWLYDVVSFYHCCLWAPECSRYMRRRPSSDCRNYRPSRLASAFGDPHFVTFDGANFSFNGRGEYVLLEATLTNLRVQGRAQPRTTSEGPQDRGTGLVAVAVQEGNSDVVEVRLTGEGRVLQVLLNQEVLRFTEQSWMDLKGMFLSVAAQDSVSIMLSSGAGLEVSIQGPFLSVTVLLPEKFLTHTQGLLGTLNDDPTDDFTLRNGKVLPHKATSRELFHFGADWAVENASSLLTYDSWFLVNNFLYQSKHDYSFQPLFPEETVPDPSQAAEAAELCGDNDFCMFDVMATGNLSVGNATRMAHQWHQHRVQSLQPVTSCGWLAPPPNGRKEGIRYLSGSTVSFHCDSSYSLFGAEASTCQADGTWSRPTPMCQPARSYTVLLSIIFGGLAVVALVALIYVLLRHRKRNVASWGSQP, via the exons ATGacgctgcccctcctgctctgggcCGTGCTGCTGCTGCTCGACACAGTCCCCGGGCCGGGCCCCCGGCCGGCAGCAG GTGCCGGGGGGAGCTGCTCCCACCGCTGTGGAGACCAGGATGGGCTGTGCTCCTGCCACCCGACCTGCTCCGGCCTGAGCTCCTGCTGCTTGGACTTTTGGGACTTCTGCCTAGAAGTCTCACCCTACTCGGGCTCCATGATGGGCGGCAAGGACTTCGTAGTGCAGCATCTCAGCTGGTTCAACCCCACCGATGGCGTGATCTGCAG GTTTAAGGAGAGCATCCAGACCCTCGGGCATGTGGACTCCTCTGGACGTGTGCACTGTGTGTCCCCCTTGCTCTATGAGACGGGCCGCATCCCCTTCACACTCTCCATGGACAATGGTCGCTCCTTTCCGCGCTCGGGGACCTGGCTAGCCG TGCACCCCAGCAAGGTGTCGGAGACGGAGAAGAGCGAGCTGGTGAACGAGACCCACTGGCAGTACTATGGCACCACTGGCGTCACGGGCAACCTCACCGTGACCTGGGAGCCCTCGGCTCTGTCCACGCAGTCTGTCACCATCGAGCTCTGGGGTTATGAGGAGACAG GGAAGCCCTATTCAGATAAGTGGGCAGCAAAGTGGTCGTACCTGTACCCCCTGGCCACAAGCATCCCCAACTCTGGCTTCTTCACCTTCACTCCGAAACCCGCACCTCCGACCTACCGGAAATGGGAAGTGGGTGCACTTCGGATCATCAACAGCAAATACTACGCAGGGGAGAA GGACGTGCAGGCGCTCTGGAGCAGCGAGCACGCGCTGGCCTGGCACCTGGGTGAGGACTTCCGGGCGGACCCTGAGGCCTGGGCCCGGGCCCAGTGCCTGGCCTGGGAAGAGCTGGAGGACCAACTGCCCAACTTCCTGCAGGAGCTGCCTGACTGCCCCTGCACCCTGGCTCAGGCCCGGGCTGACTCGGGCCGCTTCCAC ACGGACTATGGCTGTGACATTGAGCGTGGCAGCGTGTGCACCTACCACCCCGGGGCTGTGCACTGTGTGCGCTCCGTGCAAGCCAG cccccagtACGCCTCCGGCCAGCAGTGCTGCTACACAGAGGCCGGCACGCTGCTCCTGACGGCCGACTCAACCGGGGGCAGCACCCCGGACCGCGGCCACGACTGGGGCGCGCCCCCGTTCCGCACACCGCCCCGCGTGCCTGGCCTCTCGCATTGGCTCTACGATGTCGTCAGCTTCTACCACTGCTGCCTCTGGGCGCCCGAGTGCTCCCGGTACATGCGGCGGCGGCCCTCCAGTGACTGTCGCAACTACCGGCCGTCGCGCCTAG ccTCCGCTTTTGGGGACCCACACTTTGTCACCTTCGACGGTGCCAACTTCTCGTTCAATGGGCGTGGCGAGTACGTGCTGCTGGAGGCCACGCTGACCAACTTGAGGGTGCAGGGGCGGGCCCAGCCCCGGACGACTTCGGAGG GCCCGCAGGACCGGGGCACGGGGCTGGTGGCCGTGGCTGTGCAGGAGGGCAACTCCGACGTGGTGGAGGTCCGGCTGACTGGCGAGGGGCGGGTCCTGCAGGTGCTGCTGAACCAGGAGGTGCTCAGATTCACGGAGCAGAGCTGGATGGACCTGAAGG GTATGTTCCTGTCCGTAGCTGCCCAAGACAGCGTATCCATCATGCTGTCATCAGGTGCTGGCCTGGAGGTCAGCATCCAGGGTCCATTCCTGAGTGTGACTGTCCTCCTGCCTGAGAAGTTCCTTACCCACACACAAGGCCTTCTCGGGACACTGAATGATGACCCCACCGATGACTTCACCCTGCGCAATGGGAAGGTCTTGCCCCACAAGGCCACCTCCCGTGAGCTCTTCCACTTTGGGGCCGACT GGGCCGTGGAGAATGCCTCATCTCTGCTCACCTATGACTCCTGGTTCCTGGTCAACAACTTCCTGTATCAGTCCAAGCATGACTACAGCTTTCAGCCCCTGTTCCCCGAGGAGACCGTCCCCGACCCCAGTCAGGCCGCTGAGGCAGCTGAATTGTGTGGAGACAACGATTTCTGCATGTTCGACGTGATGGCCACTGGGAACCTGAGTGTGGGCAATGCTACGCGGATGGCCCACCAGTGGCACCAGCATCGCGTGCAGAGCCTGCAGCCTG TGACGTCCTGCGGCTGGCTGGCTCCGCCCCCCAATGGGCGCAAGGAGGGTATCAGGTACCTGTCGGGCTCCACCGTCTCCTTCCACTGCGACAGCAGCTACAGCCTGTTTGGGGCGGAGGCCAGCACCTGCCAGGCTGATGGCACCTGGTCCAGGCCCACCCCCATGTGCCAGCCAG
- the SUSD2 gene encoding sushi domain-containing protein 2 isoform X1 encodes MTLPLLLWAVLLLLDTVPGPGPRPAAAGRSGPSPAGAGGSCSHRCGDQDGLCSCHPTCSGLSSCCLDFWDFCLEVSPYSGSMMGGKDFVVQHLSWFNPTDGVICRFKESIQTLGHVDSSGRVHCVSPLLYETGRIPFTLSMDNGRSFPRSGTWLAVHPSKVSETEKSELVNETHWQYYGTTGVTGNLTVTWEPSALSTQSVTIELWGYEETGKPYSDKWAAKWSYLYPLATSIPNSGFFTFTPKPAPPTYRKWEVGALRIINSKYYAGEKDVQALWSSEHALAWHLGEDFRADPEAWARAQCLAWEELEDQLPNFLQELPDCPCTLAQARADSGRFHTDYGCDIERGSVCTYHPGAVHCVRSVQASPQYASGQQCCYTEAGTLLLTADSTGGSTPDRGHDWGAPPFRTPPRVPGLSHWLYDVVSFYHCCLWAPECSRYMRRRPSSDCRNYRPSRLASAFGDPHFVTFDGANFSFNGRGEYVLLEATLTNLRVQGRAQPRTTSEGPQDRGTGLVAVAVQEGNSDVVEVRLTGEGRVLQVLLNQEVLRFTEQSWMDLKGMFLSVAAQDSVSIMLSSGAGLEVSIQGPFLSVTVLLPEKFLTHTQGLLGTLNDDPTDDFTLRNGKVLPHKATSRELFHFGADWAVENASSLLTYDSWFLVNNFLYQSKHDYSFQPLFPEETVPDPSQAAEAAELCGDNDFCMFDVMATGNLSVGNATRMAHQWHQHRVQSLQPVTSCGWLAPPPNGRKEGIRYLSGSTVSFHCDSSYSLFGAEASTCQADGTWSRPTPMCQPARSYTVLLSIIFGGLAVVALVALIYVLLRHRKRNVASWGSQP; translated from the exons ATGacgctgcccctcctgctctgggcCGTGCTGCTGCTGCTCGACACAGTCCCCGGGCCGGGCCCCCGGCCGGCAGCAG CCGGGCGCTCAGGGCCCTCTCCTGCAGGTGCCGGGGGGAGCTGCTCCCACCGCTGTGGAGACCAGGATGGGCTGTGCTCCTGCCACCCGACCTGCTCCGGCCTGAGCTCCTGCTGCTTGGACTTTTGGGACTTCTGCCTAGAAGTCTCACCCTACTCGGGCTCCATGATGGGCGGCAAGGACTTCGTAGTGCAGCATCTCAGCTGGTTCAACCCCACCGATGGCGTGATCTGCAG GTTTAAGGAGAGCATCCAGACCCTCGGGCATGTGGACTCCTCTGGACGTGTGCACTGTGTGTCCCCCTTGCTCTATGAGACGGGCCGCATCCCCTTCACACTCTCCATGGACAATGGTCGCTCCTTTCCGCGCTCGGGGACCTGGCTAGCCG TGCACCCCAGCAAGGTGTCGGAGACGGAGAAGAGCGAGCTGGTGAACGAGACCCACTGGCAGTACTATGGCACCACTGGCGTCACGGGCAACCTCACCGTGACCTGGGAGCCCTCGGCTCTGTCCACGCAGTCTGTCACCATCGAGCTCTGGGGTTATGAGGAGACAG GGAAGCCCTATTCAGATAAGTGGGCAGCAAAGTGGTCGTACCTGTACCCCCTGGCCACAAGCATCCCCAACTCTGGCTTCTTCACCTTCACTCCGAAACCCGCACCTCCGACCTACCGGAAATGGGAAGTGGGTGCACTTCGGATCATCAACAGCAAATACTACGCAGGGGAGAA GGACGTGCAGGCGCTCTGGAGCAGCGAGCACGCGCTGGCCTGGCACCTGGGTGAGGACTTCCGGGCGGACCCTGAGGCCTGGGCCCGGGCCCAGTGCCTGGCCTGGGAAGAGCTGGAGGACCAACTGCCCAACTTCCTGCAGGAGCTGCCTGACTGCCCCTGCACCCTGGCTCAGGCCCGGGCTGACTCGGGCCGCTTCCAC ACGGACTATGGCTGTGACATTGAGCGTGGCAGCGTGTGCACCTACCACCCCGGGGCTGTGCACTGTGTGCGCTCCGTGCAAGCCAG cccccagtACGCCTCCGGCCAGCAGTGCTGCTACACAGAGGCCGGCACGCTGCTCCTGACGGCCGACTCAACCGGGGGCAGCACCCCGGACCGCGGCCACGACTGGGGCGCGCCCCCGTTCCGCACACCGCCCCGCGTGCCTGGCCTCTCGCATTGGCTCTACGATGTCGTCAGCTTCTACCACTGCTGCCTCTGGGCGCCCGAGTGCTCCCGGTACATGCGGCGGCGGCCCTCCAGTGACTGTCGCAACTACCGGCCGTCGCGCCTAG ccTCCGCTTTTGGGGACCCACACTTTGTCACCTTCGACGGTGCCAACTTCTCGTTCAATGGGCGTGGCGAGTACGTGCTGCTGGAGGCCACGCTGACCAACTTGAGGGTGCAGGGGCGGGCCCAGCCCCGGACGACTTCGGAGG GCCCGCAGGACCGGGGCACGGGGCTGGTGGCCGTGGCTGTGCAGGAGGGCAACTCCGACGTGGTGGAGGTCCGGCTGACTGGCGAGGGGCGGGTCCTGCAGGTGCTGCTGAACCAGGAGGTGCTCAGATTCACGGAGCAGAGCTGGATGGACCTGAAGG GTATGTTCCTGTCCGTAGCTGCCCAAGACAGCGTATCCATCATGCTGTCATCAGGTGCTGGCCTGGAGGTCAGCATCCAGGGTCCATTCCTGAGTGTGACTGTCCTCCTGCCTGAGAAGTTCCTTACCCACACACAAGGCCTTCTCGGGACACTGAATGATGACCCCACCGATGACTTCACCCTGCGCAATGGGAAGGTCTTGCCCCACAAGGCCACCTCCCGTGAGCTCTTCCACTTTGGGGCCGACT GGGCCGTGGAGAATGCCTCATCTCTGCTCACCTATGACTCCTGGTTCCTGGTCAACAACTTCCTGTATCAGTCCAAGCATGACTACAGCTTTCAGCCCCTGTTCCCCGAGGAGACCGTCCCCGACCCCAGTCAGGCCGCTGAGGCAGCTGAATTGTGTGGAGACAACGATTTCTGCATGTTCGACGTGATGGCCACTGGGAACCTGAGTGTGGGCAATGCTACGCGGATGGCCCACCAGTGGCACCAGCATCGCGTGCAGAGCCTGCAGCCTG TGACGTCCTGCGGCTGGCTGGCTCCGCCCCCCAATGGGCGCAAGGAGGGTATCAGGTACCTGTCGGGCTCCACCGTCTCCTTCCACTGCGACAGCAGCTACAGCCTGTTTGGGGCGGAGGCCAGCACCTGCCAGGCTGATGGCACCTGGTCCAGGCCCACCCCCATGTGCCAGCCAG